In Flavobacterium cerinum, one genomic interval encodes:
- a CDS encoding sugar transferase translates to MIKRLFDIVFALLLLIAFSGILVLTWLISAWATRSGGIFLQQRIGQYGKPFTIIKLKTMRFLAADTDQVKAIIPPVSAFFRKYKLDELPQLINILIGQMSFVGPRPDIPGYYDKLIGDERKILELKPGLTSEASIKYSNEEEILKNIPNPEKFNDEVIFPDKIKMNLHYYYNRSFIGDLKVIFNTLLRFC, encoded by the coding sequence ATGATAAAGAGGCTTTTTGATATTGTTTTTGCATTGCTTTTACTGATTGCTTTTTCCGGCATTTTAGTGCTCACATGGTTGATCTCAGCCTGGGCAACACGATCCGGTGGAATTTTCCTTCAGCAACGAATCGGACAATATGGAAAACCTTTTACGATAATAAAATTAAAAACAATGCGTTTTCTTGCTGCCGACACAGATCAAGTCAAAGCAATAATTCCTCCGGTTTCCGCCTTTTTTCGAAAGTATAAACTGGATGAATTGCCGCAATTGATTAATATTTTGATCGGACAAATGAGTTTTGTGGGACCGAGACCGGATATTCCCGGTTATTACGACAAGTTGATCGGAGACGAACGTAAAATTTTAGAATTAAAACCCGGATTAACTTCAGAAGCGAGTATTAAGTACTCAAATGAAGAAGAAATATTAAAAAATATTCCCAATCCTGAGAAATTTAATGATGAGGTTATTTTTCCGGATAAAATAAAAATGAATTTGCATTATTATTATAATCGCAGCTTTATAGGGGATCTTAAAGTAATATTTAACACATTGTTACGTTTTTGTTAA
- a CDS encoding DegT/DnrJ/EryC1/StrS family aminotransferase, with the protein MSSAKIWLSSPHMGGTEQKYINEAFESNWIAPLGPNVTGFENTLQEYLGGQVEVAALSAGTAALHLSLIMLGVQQGDEVICQSMTFSASANPIAYQGATPVFIDSEPETWNMCPVALENAIKERIALGKKPKAIIAVHLYGMPYKADEINRIAEAYNIPVIEDSAEALGSTYKGRACGTLGEFGILSFNGNKIITTSGGGALVVKDPELKKKTIFLSTQARDEAPHYQHSVIGYNYRMSNICAGIGRGQMEVLDEHVALRRKVNAYYAEYFKNTEGITVLQEPDNDYFSNHWLTAIHIDPSVYGNTAAEELRLMLEADNIESRPLWKPMHLQPVFEKAPYYGGTIAEDLFKNGLCLPSGSNMTEAEIKRIGTVLDKFFKTKLSEAF; encoded by the coding sequence ATGAGTTCTGCTAAGATTTGGCTTTCTTCACCCCATATGGGCGGAACAGAGCAAAAATATATTAATGAAGCTTTTGAAAGTAACTGGATTGCTCCGTTGGGACCAAACGTTACCGGCTTCGAAAATACATTACAGGAATATCTGGGAGGTCAGGTTGAAGTTGCTGCTTTGAGCGCAGGAACGGCAGCGCTGCACTTATCGTTAATTATGCTGGGTGTACAACAAGGAGATGAGGTAATTTGCCAGTCGATGACATTTTCAGCTTCTGCAAATCCGATTGCCTATCAGGGAGCAACTCCTGTTTTTATCGACAGTGAACCGGAAACCTGGAATATGTGTCCAGTAGCATTGGAAAACGCAATTAAGGAGCGTATCGCTTTAGGGAAAAAACCAAAAGCAATTATTGCGGTGCATCTTTATGGAATGCCTTATAAAGCAGATGAGATTAACCGAATTGCTGAAGCCTACAACATACCGGTAATTGAAGATAGTGCCGAGGCTCTTGGAAGTACCTATAAAGGAAGAGCATGCGGAACTTTAGGAGAATTCGGGATTTTATCATTCAACGGAAATAAAATTATAACCACTTCCGGCGGTGGTGCTTTAGTAGTAAAAGATCCGGAATTAAAAAAGAAAACCATTTTCCTTTCCACACAGGCAAGAGATGAAGCACCTCATTACCAACATAGCGTAATCGGGTATAATTACAGAATGAGTAATATCTGTGCCGGTATCGGAAGAGGGCAGATGGAAGTACTGGACGAGCATGTGGCATTGCGAAGAAAAGTAAACGCATATTATGCCGAATACTTTAAAAATACAGAAGGTATAACCGTATTGCAGGAGCCTGATAATGATTATTTCTCTAATCATTGGTTAACGGCTATTCATATTGACCCGTCTGTTTACGGAAATACAGCTGCAGAGGAATTGCGTTTAATGTTGGAAGCCGATAATATTGAAAGCCGACCACTTTGGAAACCAATGCACCTGCAACCGGTGTTTGAAAAAGCACCTTATTACGGAGGAACGATAGCGGAAGATTTATTTAAAAACGGATTGTGTTTGCCATCCGGATCGAATATGACGGAAGCCGAAATAAAAAGGATTGGAACAGTTCTTGATAAGTTTTTTAAGACAAAACTTTCAGAAGCATTTTAA
- a CDS encoding polysaccharide biosynthesis protein, with product MKNSVLHGLYSNLQQATSTFREDFSLQSLRYLPRWIVLFIDITVVMIASVISYFLLDGLGIQFRLALDKDKFIYVVSVYLSVTVFFFWLFRTYSGIIRHSTFIDGIRLFFAQSSTFLVMFFINVYFEQAIGDKLFLNTRLLLNIIISFMGLFLYRIVVKQIFEHYLTESKKIKLERAVIYGTESNAIAVANALRTERPQRFKLLGFIDHDESNTTKRILDLPIYTIRKRVPVILRSLGANTLILATNDMEEDKKMELVDECLEYGFKVYTIPVVADWSDAKDISKKVKSIQIEDLLERLPIKLDNTAIQKEINDRTVVITGAAGSIGSEIVNQVIAFSPKRVVLIDQAETPLYHLTLELSKKKTDVMIHSFVADIRNKKEIESIFAKYNPDIVFHAAAYKHVPMMEDHPIQAVFTNVMGTRNLADLSVAYKVAKFVMISTDKAVNPSNVMGASKRIAEKYVQTLNSHLHSNGLKQTKFITTRFGNVLGSNGSVVPLFKQQIANGGPITITHPKIIRYFMTIPEACQLVLEAGAMGSGGEIYIFDMGKPVKIIDLARKMIRMAGLQPDKDIKIEFVGLRPGEKLYEELLNDSSKTLPTHHEKIMVAIEVFDTFESISQSVDLLINMTEEGQELSSIVMQMKTIVPEFRSMNSSFSTLDVN from the coding sequence TTGAAAAATAGTGTGTTGCACGGTCTGTACTCTAACTTACAACAGGCCACATCAACTTTTAGGGAAGATTTTTCTTTGCAAAGTTTACGCTATTTGCCTAGATGGATTGTCTTGTTTATAGACATTACCGTCGTTATGATTGCTTCGGTGATCAGCTATTTCTTGTTGGATGGTTTAGGAATCCAGTTCCGACTTGCGTTGGATAAAGATAAGTTCATCTACGTGGTTTCCGTGTACCTTTCGGTAACCGTATTCTTCTTTTGGCTGTTCCGTACTTATTCCGGAATTATCAGACATTCAACTTTTATCGATGGTATTCGTTTGTTCTTTGCACAATCGTCTACCTTTCTGGTTATGTTTTTTATCAATGTCTATTTCGAACAGGCTATAGGCGATAAATTATTCCTGAATACCCGGTTGTTGCTTAATATCATTATCTCCTTTATGGGATTATTCCTGTATCGGATCGTAGTGAAACAAATTTTTGAGCATTATTTAACCGAGTCTAAAAAAATAAAACTGGAAAGAGCCGTGATTTACGGTACGGAGTCTAATGCAATTGCAGTAGCGAATGCTTTACGTACAGAAAGACCACAACGATTCAAGTTGTTAGGTTTTATTGATCATGATGAATCCAATACCACAAAAAGAATTCTCGATCTGCCTATTTATACAATTCGGAAGCGTGTACCGGTGATTTTAAGATCATTGGGTGCTAATACGTTGATCCTGGCAACGAATGACATGGAGGAGGATAAAAAGATGGAATTGGTGGATGAATGTTTGGAATACGGATTTAAAGTATACACAATTCCTGTTGTTGCCGACTGGTCTGATGCGAAAGATATCTCTAAAAAAGTAAAATCCATACAGATTGAAGATTTACTGGAACGGTTACCAATCAAACTGGACAATACGGCGATACAAAAGGAAATAAATGACAGAACCGTTGTAATTACCGGAGCTGCCGGTTCCATCGGTAGTGAAATTGTCAACCAGGTAATTGCCTTTTCTCCTAAAAGAGTCGTGTTAATCGATCAGGCTGAAACGCCGTTATACCATTTAACACTGGAATTAAGTAAAAAGAAAACGGATGTAATGATCCATTCTTTTGTAGCGGATATACGGAATAAAAAAGAAATAGAATCCATATTCGCTAAATACAATCCGGATATTGTGTTTCACGCTGCTGCTTACAAACATGTTCCGATGATGGAAGATCACCCGATTCAGGCGGTCTTTACAAATGTAATGGGAACCCGAAATCTGGCCGATTTATCAGTTGCTTATAAAGTGGCAAAATTTGTAATGATCTCGACCGATAAAGCGGTAAATCCAAGTAATGTGATGGGAGCCAGTAAGCGAATCGCAGAAAAATATGTGCAGACATTAAATTCGCATTTGCATAGCAACGGATTAAAACAAACGAAATTTATTACCACCCGATTTGGAAATGTTTTGGGATCAAACGGATCTGTAGTACCATTGTTCAAGCAACAGATTGCAAATGGTGGACCGATAACGATTACACACCCGAAAATCATACGCTATTTCATGACAATCCCGGAAGCATGCCAGTTGGTATTGGAAGCCGGAGCAATGGGAAGTGGCGGTGAAATCTATATTTTCGATATGGGAAAACCGGTGAAAATTATAGATCTGGCCCGTAAAATGATTCGAATGGCCGGATTACAACCGGATAAGGATATTAAAATCGAATTTGTCGGATTGCGCCCGGGTGAAAAATTATACGAAGAACTATTAAATGATTCGTCTAAAACATTGCCGACACATCATGAGAAAATTATGGTGGCCATAGAAGTTTTTGATACGTTTGAATCAATCTCTCAATCCGTAGATTTATTAATCAATATGACCGAAGAAGGGCAGGAATTGTCCAGTATTGTAATGCAAATGAAAACCATTGTGCCGGAATTCAGAAGTATGAACTCTTCGTTTTCGACTTTGGATGTTAATTAA
- a CDS encoding polysaccharide biosynthesis/export family protein: MEGISRFFCFMAIGALLFLSSCAQKKDIVYYQNIDQFSREGSSITFEPKLQPDDLLMIIVSAENPEVAAPFNLYAVTIQNTAETAASQPRLQTYLVDSNGEISFPVIGNIKLGGLTRSEAMTKLKGLLGNYIKNPTVNMRILNYKVTVQGEVVRPGTYPIQSERITLPEALSLAGDLTVYGKRNNILVIREMEGKVTTTRIDLTNPDFINTQFYYLKQNDVVYVEPNKTKVNSSVIGPNITVAISAISLLITIVALTTR, from the coding sequence ATGGAAGGAATTTCTCGTTTTTTTTGTTTTATGGCTATAGGAGCTCTTTTATTTTTGTCCTCCTGCGCACAAAAAAAAGACATTGTTTATTATCAAAATATTGACCAGTTTTCAAGAGAAGGATCTTCCATAACATTTGAACCTAAATTACAACCGGACGATTTGTTGATGATTATTGTATCGGCAGAAAACCCGGAAGTTGCGGCACCTTTTAATCTCTATGCCGTTACAATACAAAACACTGCCGAAACTGCCGCAAGTCAACCGCGTCTTCAAACGTATCTGGTTGACTCAAACGGTGAAATTTCCTTTCCGGTTATCGGAAATATCAAATTGGGCGGATTAACCCGAAGTGAAGCCATGACTAAATTAAAAGGCCTGTTAGGGAATTATATTAAAAACCCGACTGTCAATATGCGGATCCTGAATTATAAAGTAACCGTTCAGGGAGAAGTAGTCAGACCGGGAACTTATCCGATTCAGTCGGAAAGAATCACCTTACCGGAAGCGTTGAGCCTGGCGGGCGATCTTACGGTTTACGGCAAACGAAATAATATTCTTGTGATTCGCGAAATGGAAGGAAAAGTAACGACAACACGTATTGACCTGACGAATCCTGACTTTATTAATACGCAATTCTATTACCTGAAACAAAACGATGTGGTTTATGTGGAACCGAATAAAACCAAAGTCAACTCATCGGTAATCGGACCTAATATTACAGTAGCTATTTCAGCAATTTCTTTATTAATAACCATCGTTGCCCTAACGACAAGATAA
- a CDS encoding GumC family protein, producing the protein MNQEFNTIDEQNDSSFSIREQIDKYLIYWHWFAVGAVVALVVAFLYLRYYTTPNYKAVATILVKDDKKGGIASELAAFSDIGMLTGVKSNVDNEVEVLKSRTLVENVVKRLDLNIYYIAEGRVKSTFLYKKAPIEVVFLNKKDDFYKKEFNFIIENHSDNKFTISNEDKKLGEYAFGTTIKSEAGDFIVKKNDAYSELNHDKTVKSSLTRVKIVPLTKVTESLKARLMVSPLSKNTSVIELSLTDPVKEKSEDFLDALVRMYNEDAIADKNFISENTSRFISQRLELITQELDGVEKNVEGYKKENKITDIASEAGLFLENASQYEKNVIETETQMKVVASMKDFLKNSKKGDLLPSNLTTDATASSSIDDYNKLVLERNRILKSSTPNNPVIIALDEKIAALKISVDESLARMQSALTIKKRDLDRQEGLLGGRISRIPTQEREFRVLQRQQQIKESLYLYLLQKREETAISLAVTAPNAKVIDAAKASDIPVSPKKNMIYLGALLIGLLIPFGIVYLMDLLDTKVKTRQDIEAKIKAPFLGDIPQSLSANELITTTSRSSAAEALRIAKTNLEFMLNHVPEGQAKTIFLTSTFPKEGKTFITANIAATIALSGKKVLLIGMDIRNPRLDDYITIPAKGLTNYLSSKEDNINDYIIKHSGFEEFYVLPSGVIPPNPAELLMSKKVNALFDQLKKEYDYIVVDTAPVSLVTDTLLIAHLADVFIYVIRANYLDKRMLSVPQTIYREKKLPNMCFLLNDTDTTKGYGYGYGYGADIEEEKPWWKKPFSR; encoded by the coding sequence ATGAATCAGGAATTTAATACTATCGACGAACAGAATGACAGCAGCTTTTCCATCAGGGAACAAATTGATAAATACCTGATTTACTGGCACTGGTTTGCTGTTGGCGCAGTAGTGGCACTCGTAGTTGCTTTTCTTTACTTACGTTATTATACCACGCCCAATTACAAAGCAGTAGCGACTATTTTAGTTAAAGATGATAAAAAAGGAGGTATTGCTTCTGAATTGGCTGCCTTTTCCGATATCGGTATGCTAACCGGTGTAAAAAGTAATGTCGATAATGAAGTAGAGGTTTTGAAGTCCCGAACACTGGTTGAAAATGTAGTGAAACGACTTGACCTGAATATTTATTATATCGCTGAAGGAAGAGTTAAATCGACATTCCTGTATAAAAAAGCACCGATTGAAGTGGTGTTTCTGAATAAAAAAGATGACTTCTATAAAAAAGAATTCAACTTTATAATAGAAAATCATTCCGATAATAAATTTACGATTTCGAATGAAGATAAAAAATTGGGGGAATATGCTTTTGGAACTACAATAAAATCAGAAGCAGGTGATTTTATCGTTAAGAAGAATGATGCTTATTCGGAACTCAATCATGATAAAACAGTTAAGTCTTCACTTACAAGAGTGAAAATAGTACCGTTGACAAAAGTGACGGAAAGCCTTAAAGCGCGTTTAATGGTTAGTCCGTTGAGTAAAAATACCAGCGTGATCGAATTGTCGTTAACCGATCCTGTAAAAGAAAAATCAGAAGATTTTTTAGATGCTTTGGTTAGAATGTATAATGAAGATGCTATAGCAGATAAAAATTTTATCTCCGAAAATACATCCCGTTTTATCTCGCAACGTTTAGAATTGATTACGCAGGAACTGGACGGTGTTGAGAAAAATGTAGAAGGTTATAAAAAAGAAAATAAAATCACTGATATTGCTTCTGAAGCCGGATTGTTTCTTGAAAATGCCAGCCAGTATGAAAAGAATGTTATAGAAACCGAAACCCAGATGAAAGTGGTGGCTTCTATGAAAGATTTCCTGAAAAACAGTAAAAAAGGAGACCTGCTACCGAGTAATCTTACTACTGACGCTACGGCTTCATCATCCATCGATGATTATAATAAACTGGTACTGGAAAGAAACCGTATATTAAAAAGTTCGACACCGAATAACCCGGTGATTATTGCACTGGATGAAAAAATTGCTGCGCTGAAAATAAGTGTTGATGAAAGTCTTGCCCGAATGCAATCGGCTTTAACAATTAAAAAACGGGATTTAGATCGTCAGGAAGGATTGTTGGGAGGACGTATCTCCCGTATTCCTACTCAGGAAAGAGAGTTTAGAGTATTACAAAGACAACAGCAAATAAAAGAGTCCCTATACTTATACTTATTACAAAAAAGAGAAGAAACCGCAATTTCTTTAGCGGTAACAGCTCCGAATGCAAAAGTTATTGATGCGGCCAAAGCTTCGGATATACCGGTTTCACCTAAAAAAAATATGATTTATTTAGGAGCATTACTGATCGGTTTGCTAATTCCTTTCGGTATTGTTTATTTGATGGATTTGTTAGACACGAAAGTGAAAACACGTCAGGATATAGAAGCGAAAATCAAAGCACCGTTTTTGGGCGATATACCACAGTCGCTTTCGGCTAATGAATTAATAACAACGACAAGTAGAAGTAGTGCTGCCGAAGCATTACGAATCGCCAAAACGAATCTGGAATTTATGTTGAATCATGTTCCGGAAGGACAAGCTAAAACAATTTTCCTGACATCAACATTCCCGAAAGAAGGGAAGACGTTCATTACGGCGAATATTGCGGCTACAATTGCATTGTCCGGAAAAAAAGTATTACTGATCGGTATGGATATCCGTAACCCGAGACTAGATGATTATATCACGATTCCGGCTAAAGGATTGACCAATTATCTATCGTCTAAAGAAGATAATATTAATGACTATATTATTAAACATAGCGGTTTTGAAGAGTTTTATGTATTGCCTTCCGGGGTGATTCCTCCGAATCCTGCAGAATTACTGATGAGTAAAAAGGTAAATGCACTTTTTGATCAGTTAAAAAAAGAATACGATTATATTGTCGTGGATACCGCTCCGGTAAGTTTAGTAACCGATACATTGTTAATCGCACATCTGGCAGATGTATTTATTTATGTAATTCGTGCCAATTATCTTGATAAGCGTATGCTGAGTGTACCGCAAACAATCTATAGAGAGAAAAAACTACCAAACATGTGTTTCTTGTTAAATGACACAGATACCACTAAAGGTTACGGTTATGGATACGGTTACGGTGCCGATATCGAAGAAGAAAAACCATGGTGGAAAAAACCATTTAGCAGATAA
- a CDS encoding tyrosine-protein phosphatase has protein sequence MLSFFKSKPHLEEIIPQGYIDIHSHLLFGIDDGAQTVEDTSYLLESCQKLGFSQMITTPHTCSSVWENTRKGIENKLDEVRQLLPEHSTSLNLKAASEYMLDDTFVKLFQNEKLLTLKDNYVLVEMSYINPPIQLFDILFELQVTGYQPVLAHPERYNFYHNNFEAYNKLKKAGCLFQANLLSTVGYYGEHVTKAVEKLFKNDMIDFTGSDIHHKNHIASFSKKIKVDEQPLVAAMKRNVFFQ, from the coding sequence ATGTTATCATTTTTCAAATCCAAACCTCATTTAGAGGAAATTATACCTCAGGGATATATCGATATTCATTCCCATTTACTTTTCGGAATTGATGACGGAGCTCAAACCGTTGAAGATACTTCTTACTTATTGGAATCGTGTCAGAAATTAGGTTTTTCCCAAATGATCACCACGCCACATACCTGTAGTTCCGTTTGGGAGAATACCCGTAAAGGGATTGAAAATAAATTAGATGAAGTCCGACAGCTTTTACCCGAGCATTCAACCTCTCTGAATCTTAAAGCAGCTTCGGAATACATGCTGGATGATACCTTTGTTAAATTGTTTCAAAACGAAAAGTTGCTTACTTTAAAAGACAACTACGTTCTAGTAGAAATGTCCTATATCAATCCGCCGATTCAGTTATTCGATATTTTATTCGAACTACAAGTGACCGGTTATCAACCTGTATTGGCTCATCCCGAACGTTATAATTTTTACCATAATAATTTTGAGGCTTATAACAAACTAAAAAAAGCCGGTTGTTTGTTCCAGGCTAACCTGCTATCAACAGTTGGATACTATGGTGAACATGTTACTAAAGCCGTTGAAAAATTATTTAAAAATGATATGATTGATTTTACCGGTTCGGATATTCATCATAAAAATCACATTGCCTCTTTTTCTAAAAAGATAAAAGTCGACGAGCAACCTCTTGTTGCTGCGATGAAACGAAACGTCTTTTTCCAATAA
- a CDS encoding ABC transporter ATP-binding protein has translation MKDIILKAEHISKQYRLGTVGTGTLSHDLNRWWHRILGKEDPYLKIGDINDRSQKGSSDYVWALHDINFEVEKGEVLGIIGKNGAGKSTLLKILSRVTAPTTGVIKTRGRIASLLEVGTGFHPEMTGRENIYLNGSILGMTREEITSKIDEIIAFSGCERYIDTPVKRYSSGMTVRLAFAVAAHLEPEILVVDEVLAVGDAEFQKKAIGKMQDIAKGKGRTVLFVSHNMAAVKSLCTKGIVMEHGRVVFQGSVDDCIEEYLRESQQSAARQWESNHPGSENFRLLGAEVLNQNKEIALNHMISNSVMIRFTYEVLKDDLLFTHGFNLFNNQNVHILSSHDKDSDTLNQPLKKGIHSKTIIIPGNLLSEGGYTCSFAIMRYSPFHVEFHEMEAVGFNIIDEMGENTARGNYSGRFPGLVRPLLNWEKI, from the coding sequence TTGAAAGATATAATTCTAAAAGCCGAACATATTTCCAAACAATATCGATTGGGAACGGTTGGAACCGGAACTTTAAGTCATGACCTGAACAGATGGTGGCACAGAATACTGGGTAAAGAAGATCCCTATCTTAAAATTGGAGATATTAACGATCGATCCCAGAAAGGGAGTAGTGATTATGTATGGGCATTACACGATATCAATTTTGAAGTAGAAAAAGGAGAAGTACTGGGAATCATCGGGAAAAACGGTGCCGGAAAGTCAACACTGCTGAAAATTCTGTCCCGGGTAACGGCGCCAACTACCGGAGTTATTAAAACCAGAGGTCGTATTGCCTCCTTACTTGAAGTAGGAACCGGTTTTCATCCGGAAATGACCGGTAGGGAAAATATTTACCTGAATGGCTCAATATTGGGAATGACACGGGAGGAAATTACGTCCAAAATAGATGAAATTATAGCATTTAGCGGTTGTGAGCGTTATATTGATACGCCGGTAAAAAGATACAGTAGCGGAATGACGGTACGATTGGCCTTTGCTGTTGCTGCCCACCTGGAACCGGAAATTCTGGTAGTCGATGAAGTATTGGCTGTAGGTGATGCGGAGTTTCAGAAAAAGGCCATCGGTAAAATGCAGGATATCGCCAAAGGGAAAGGACGAACAGTACTGTTTGTAAGTCATAATATGGCAGCTGTAAAAAGTCTTTGTACTAAAGGGATTGTGATGGAACATGGCCGCGTAGTTTTTCAGGGTAGTGTAGACGATTGTATCGAAGAATATCTGAGAGAATCGCAACAAAGTGCCGCCAGACAATGGGAAAGTAACCATCCCGGATCAGAGAATTTCCGATTGTTAGGAGCTGAAGTTTTAAATCAGAACAAGGAAATCGCATTAAATCATATGATCTCAAATTCGGTAATGATCCGGTTTACCTATGAAGTATTGAAAGACGATTTACTGTTTACGCACGGTTTTAATTTGTTTAACAATCAGAATGTACACATACTCAGTTCACACGATAAGGATTCCGATACGTTGAATCAGCCACTGAAAAAAGGGATACATAGCAAAACCATAATAATACCGGGTAACCTTTTGTCAGAAGGAGGTTATACCTGTAGTTTTGCTATTATGCGATACAGCCCGTTTCATGTTGAATTCCACGAAATGGAAGCTGTAGGTTTTAATATTATTGATGAAATGGGAGAAAATACCGCCAGAGGAAATTACTCAGGGCGATTCCCGGGCTTGGTACGTCCGTTATTAAATTGGGAAAAAATATGA
- a CDS encoding class I SAM-dependent methyltransferase: protein MKKKWTGERLETFIYSRDTVDHLHRYAVAQPYVKGKTVLDIASGEGYGTHLLSETAAFVYGVDIDESAVEAAKQKYKKENVRFQQGSTSAIPLDDHSIDIVISFETIEHHDQHEMMLSEIKRVLRPDGILIISTPDKLYYSDKRNFNNPFHVKELYQHEFTSLLSNYFGNQQLLTQHHSNGNSLIADVKSQNVPKFLTGNYNALQQIDVPGLYLIAIVSDKLFDHTDISIFDGGSIIEKEYQQKIAEIYNSNSYRFGHFLLLPVKWVKKIFKR from the coding sequence ATGAAAAAAAAATGGACAGGTGAACGCCTGGAAACATTTATATATAGTAGAGATACAGTTGATCATCTACATCGTTATGCCGTTGCGCAACCTTATGTAAAAGGAAAAACAGTTCTTGATATCGCCAGTGGAGAAGGATATGGAACTCATCTTTTAAGCGAAACAGCGGCCTTTGTTTATGGCGTCGATATAGATGAAAGTGCTGTGGAAGCAGCAAAACAAAAATACAAGAAAGAGAATGTTCGTTTCCAACAAGGAAGTACAAGTGCTATCCCATTGGATGATCATAGTATAGATATAGTGATCAGTTTTGAAACGATTGAACATCATGATCAACACGAAATGATGCTTTCCGAAATTAAACGGGTTTTACGTCCGGACGGAATATTGATCATATCAACTCCTGATAAATTATATTATTCGGACAAACGAAATTTTAACAATCCGTTCCACGTAAAAGAACTGTATCAGCATGAGTTTACGTCATTGTTGTCGAACTATTTTGGTAACCAACAATTACTGACGCAACACCATAGTAATGGAAATTCTTTGATAGCAGATGTAAAAAGTCAGAATGTGCCGAAATTTTTAACCGGAAATTACAATGCGTTACAACAAATCGATGTGCCGGGATTGTACCTGATTGCAATTGTTTCGGATAAATTATTTGATCATACAGATATTTCGATATTTGACGGCGGGAGCATTATTGAAAAGGAATACCAACAAAAAATAGCAGAAATTTATAATTCGAATTCCTACCGTTTCGGACATTTTTTACTTCTTCCGGTAAAGTGGGTAAAAAAAATCTTTAAACGATAA
- a CDS encoding glycosyltransferase family A protein, with amino-acid sequence MLAIVIPYYKIAFFDQTLLSLANQTDKRFKVYIGDDASPDDPSELLSRFEDRVPFYYHRFATNKGGSSLVEQWNRCVGLTAGEEWIMILGDDDMLSENVVANWYRDFEAFEGKSNVVRFASQLIYEQNKTFSKVFTHPVWEKASDACYRKMKGKTRSSLSEYIFTKEVYTKYGFYNYPLAWYSDDRAWVEFTEEKAIYAINDSVVLVRISEENISGQTNNKAEKTEAWNQYAKGFLLKNLWRFKKQQRFRLLLEYEMAAKEKGKMTKAEWFSLIALYIKEMRFLPFVKVIRRFVLDL; translated from the coding sequence ATGCTCGCGATTGTAATCCCATATTATAAGATCGCATTTTTTGATCAAACGCTTTTATCATTGGCTAATCAGACAGATAAAAGGTTTAAAGTATATATTGGCGATGATGCCAGTCCGGATGATCCTTCGGAACTATTGAGCCGCTTTGAGGATCGGGTACCTTTTTATTATCATCGGTTTGCAACCAATAAAGGCGGAAGTTCGTTGGTTGAACAATGGAATCGTTGTGTCGGATTGACCGCAGGAGAAGAGTGGATCATGATATTGGGAGACGACGATATGTTGTCTGAAAATGTAGTAGCAAACTGGTACCGCGATTTTGAAGCGTTTGAAGGAAAAAGCAACGTTGTCCGGTTCGCCTCTCAGTTAATCTATGAACAGAATAAAACATTTTCTAAAGTGTTTACACATCCGGTTTGGGAAAAAGCCTCGGATGCCTGTTATCGAAAGATGAAAGGGAAAACCAGAAGCTCGCTTTCGGAATATATTTTTACAAAAGAAGTTTATACCAAATACGGATTTTATAATTATCCGCTGGCTTGGTATAGTGATGACAGGGCATGGGTTGAATTTACAGAAGAAAAAGCTATTTATGCTATAAATGATAGTGTCGTTTTGGTGCGAATTTCAGAGGAAAATATCTCAGGGCAAACCAATAATAAAGCAGAAAAAACCGAAGCGTGGAATCAATATGCAAAGGGATTTCTGTTAAAAAATCTTTGGCGTTTTAAAAAACAACAACGGTTTCGATTATTGTTGGAATATGAAATGGCAGCGAAAGAAAAAGGGAAAATGACAAAAGCAGAATGGTTTTCGTTAATAGCTTTGTATATAAAAGAAATGCGTTTTCTGCCTTTTGTAAAAGTGATAAGGCGATTTGTTCTGGATTTGTAA